CACTGCAAACACACAAGTTCACTTTTTCTATATCAGACTAATTCTAAGGAAACAAATGCATTAATATCTGTCCATCAACATTATGAAAGCAGCAAATTTTCATAAAGAAATCACAAAAAATCATGAAAACATATAACATTACTGTGAATCAAAGGGACCAAAAGCAGACATTCAAGAATATTTAACAGTTGTTACATATGCCAAGAGGATTTTTTAGATACACACAAGTCTGCTCAACAGCAAAGCATGTGTTATTTTTAAACTGAGAAACTTCATGTGTTTAACTTGTAGGTGGAACACAGCTTTTATGGGGTTTGGAAGTGTGATAGGAATtggacaggggtggtggccaagtggttagtgcacttggtttcagtgagaaaggttccttgttcaaaccctcatgtaatgtggagttgcatctggaAGGGAATCCAgtatcgcagaccaaacggtcaagcccccccaaaaattggtccgccctgcctccactgcacatgcatcatttgggaccacagcagcttgtctaaGACAGACTcttttcacccaaagtgatcaaagggaataatgtgattaagatgacaaggtaaaacttctttaatcattctgaagtcagttttaagcagaaacaaggccgttttaagcagaaatgaggcaataatcagcaacgctttgaaatgacggaggtgcgGTGAACGCAGCAGGAGCAGCTCCTCATGGTTGctccactctgatcgcttcctccgtcttttatgatgaaataatgcggaatttatgtggaaatgattgttgtacaaaagcttcagatatctgtcgctgagatagatgatgactggagtgcagtttgaagcagaaacgaggtgataatcggtgaaataCTGCCGATGCTCCAAACTgtggcatgcgcagtgaaggcagggcggaccgatttttatgggggacctttcggtctgtgacaccggcgtaAAATCAACGTGCACATCCTgtggctgtggtgaccctgagtgaaaacaagggagcagctacaAGGAGTAAGTAAGGAAGAATAAGAATTGTGTGGAAAGAATGGAACAGAATGAACTGTGATACATTATATGTACAAGAAGAAATCCATATTAAACGTTTGAAAATTAGGCCTTTTAAAATCACAGAAATTAATCTTTATAacattcttaaaaagaagatgtgTAGTGTCAGGTACGGTATACCAGAAGGCACAGCCCTGTCAGGAAGAATTGGGATGGTTTATAGTGCAGcgaataagagaatatttagagtggaatcctgcaaatggtgataaaaccatcaaattcggcagaagttaacacggttttaggaatagtttggaccatgtatcatccttacttatcacattacggggtaacatatgtcacatgccatagaatccaatagatgtagaccttgtttgacctttactttgaagaccaagcattcagcactgtcaacataattccatttattaatcctattagctgaaccaataatttgcatcactttttaccaaaactggagcaactttaacttttgacccctgtacaaaatgacactgacctttcaatcaatcaatcaatcaatcaattttttatatagcgccaaatcacaacaaacagttgccccaaggcgctttatattgtaaggcaaggccatacaataattatgtaaaaccccaacggtcaaaacgccccccctgtgagcaagcacttggctacagtgggaaggaaaaactcccttttaacaggaagaaacctccagcagaaccaggctcagggaggggcagtcttctgctgggactggttggggctgagggagagaaccaggaaaaagacatgctgtggaggggagcagagatcgatcactaatgattaaatgcagagtggtgcatacagagcaaaaagagaaagaaacagtgcatcatgggaaccccccagcagtctacgtctatagcagcataactaagggatggttcagggtcacctgatccagccctaactataagctttagcaaaaaggaatgttttaagcctaatcttaaaagtagagagggtgtctgtctccctgatctgaattgggagctggttccacaggagaggagcctgaaagctgaaggctctgcctcccattctactcttacaaaccctaggaactacaagtaagcctgcagtctgagagcgaagcgctctattggggtgatatggtactacgaggtccctaagataagatgggacctgattattcaaaaccttataagtaagaagaattttaaattctattctagaattaacaggaagccaatgaagagaggccaatatgggtgagatatgctctctccttctagtccccattagtactctagctgcagcattttgaattaactgaaggctttttagggaacttttagggcaacctgataataatgaattacaatagtccagcctagaggaaataaatgcatgaattagtttttcagcatcactctgagcagtcctacatatttgtttaatatgcacattgaatgacatatcctgatcaaaaatgactccaagatttctcacagtattactagaggtcagggtaatgccatccagagtaaggatctggttagacaccatgtttctaagatttgtggggccaagtacaataacttcagttttatctgagtttaaaagcaggaaattagaggtcaaccatgtctttatgtctgtaagacaatcctgcagtttagctaattggtgtgtgtcctctggcttcatggatagataaagctgggtatcatctgcgtaacaatgaaaatttaagcaacaccgtctaataatactgcctaaggaaagcatgtataaagtgaataaaattggtcctagcacagaaccttgtggaactccataattaaccttagtctgtgaagaagattccccatttacatgaacaaattgtaatctattagataaatatgattcaaaccaccgcagcgcagtgcctttaatacctatggcatgctctaatctctgtaataaaattttatggtcaacagtatcaaaagcagcactgaggtctaacagaacaagcacagagatgagtccactgtccgaggccataagaagatcatttgtaaccttcactaatgctgtttctgtactatgatgaattctaaaacctgactgaaactatgtctatatgtggccctgtgatagagtggtgccctgcctctcgccctatgactgctgggataggctccagacctccATGACCCTCGATTGGAATAAGCgagtacacagtaaatttggctgagtaaaatttactctgctgggataacatttaggTTCcattctaaatagagtaaaatatactctattatagagtgaaatcagctctaccgtcttgtcaaatcaagtgtttctactccaataagagttgattttacactacactgtgacagagtatattttattctatttggactggtaccaaatgttatcccagcagagtaaatttaacTGCAAAATTTAGagtgtatagaaaatgaatgaagtaggcagttctgaaaaaaattaattgaccATGCTGCAAGCAGACCAGTgagtgaagccaccaagacacccacaacaattctgaattattggctaCTGCGGATACGAGTGGAGAAAGTGGGAACGGGCAACATTTGCtttttggctgtaaaagtgatgatttattcctcatatttaaaataaattgctCCATCTCAACTTGTTTGCAATGTGTTTCAGGCTTTACACATATTCAGGaatggcagaggtgggacgaagtcactgtcaagtcattctccatcatcaatctgcaagtctcaagtcaagtctcaagtcagcttgcaaacaattggttgtCATTATGTCTTCAGACTTGACTTAGAACTTCCTGGTTCATGACTTGAGagcgacttgatggtgacttcgtcccaactCTATAAgctatatattaacaaatgaaatggagtTGACCACATAAAACATCAAATATGCTGGGTtcatactacgaggtctgtcaataaaataacagtcctttttatttttttcaaaaactatatggatttcattcatatgtttttacgtcagacatgcttgaaccctcgtgcgcatgtatgagtttttccacgcttgtcggtgacgtcattcgcctgtgagcacgccttgggaaggagtggtcccgcccccttgtcggattttcattttctggaaatggcggaatgaaaaggacttttttttccatcagaattttttcagaagctgttagagactggcacctggaaaccattcgaaaaatttatctggctttcggtgaaaattttacgggcttcacagagaataaggtctattagtacagctttaagcacagctttaaggacagctttaaggacccctttaaggacactcggcgcaccatgctccaagctgcgacgatgcagcacaagccaccggaccatttctaaatggatggctctgtggatacgagaccgtcgtgtgctgtttctctggttatcacaagagctggacatcagccattttccgtcagatttcacttttaacaagagattttgtcatggaaagccgcgcggaggcttcgcgcgtaaagacgattcgctgatgaagcgagacaaaggaacacctccgtttaggcatgtcagaggacaagtttggacatgtctatctcggctttcaatgcttaccagtccagtaagtatcagtgaaattgtggagagctggacatgtccaaacttgtcctctgacacgccgaaacggaggtgttcctttgtctcgcttcatcagcgaatcgtctttacgcgcgaagcctccgcgcggctttccatgacaaaatctcttgttaaaagtgaaatctgacggaaaatggctgatgtccagctcttgtgataaccagagaaagagcacacgacggtctcatatccacagagccatccgtttacaaatggtccggtggcttgtgccgcgtcgtcgcagctcggagcacggcgcgccgagcgtccttaaaggggtccttaaagctgtccttaaagctgtgcttaaagctgtactaatagaccttattctctgtgaagcccgtaaaattttcaccggaagccagataaattttttgaatggtttccaggtgccagtctctaacagcttctgaaaaaattctgatggaaaaaagtccttttcattccgccatttccagacaatgaaattccgatgagggggcgggaccactccttcccaaggcatgctcacaggcgaatgacgtcaccgacaggcgtggaaaaactcacgcatgcacacgagggttcaagcatgtctgacgtaaaaacatatgaatgaaatccatatagtttttgaaaaaaataaaaaggaccgttactttattgacagacctcgtatttgcactgAAATagaatgtaaggatcactgcagtttgtttgtttttttttcatgttgcttGTCTGAAGCCTCCTACTCCTTCAGTGGTGTGTGTCATATTTTTCCAGTTGTTCTAACTTCCACAATAAAAATGAGTGAAATAACAACTCTGTACTTCTTTATTCTCCAGGCAGAACACCTGTGGGAATGTGAAAAATGTGATCTGGAAAATCCATTCTACCAACTGATCGACAGAAAGGACCCAACTACTATGGTATCCACAGCCCTCCTCTGGCTGGTGCTGATGTGTTTTATCCTTCTGACCATTGGTGGGAACATGCTAGTATGTTTGGCTGTTGGGCTCAGCCGTCGATTATGGAGGATTGGTAACTGCTTTGTGGTGTCCTTGGCTGTGACGGACATGCTGCTGGGGCTGCTGGTGCTTCCATTCTCTGCCTCCGTGCAGTTGCGCAGTGGGAAATGGGATCTTGGAGGAGCCTTGTGTAACATATACATCTCATTGGATGTCATGCTGTGTACATCCTCCATTCTGAACCTGCTGGCCATCAGCGTGGACCGATACCTGGCGATTTCAGCTCCCCTAAGATACTCCCGGCGGGTTACCCCACTCACAGTGACACTGGCCATAATTGCCATGTGGGCCTTGGCAGTAACTGTGTCCTTTTTGCCCATCCACATGGGGTGGAACACAGCTGACTACACGGTGCAACATCTGGACTGGGAAATGGGAGATGAGGACGACAAGGGACGCTATTGCCAATATGAATGGATTAACAACTATGTTCTTATCTATTCCCTTGGGTTTTTTTACATACCACTACTGATAATGTGTGTAATGTATTTTTGCATATTCCAAGTGGCACGGCAACAGGTCAGTAATTATGCTAAATTGAATA
This genomic window from Thalassophryne amazonica chromosome 9, fThaAma1.1, whole genome shotgun sequence contains:
- the LOC117516615 gene encoding histamine H2 receptor-like, producing MVSTALLWLVLMCFILLTIGGNMLVCLAVGLSRRLWRIGNCFVVSLAVTDMLLGLLVLPFSASVQLRSGKWDLGGALCNIYISLDVMLCTSSILNLLAISVDRYLAISAPLRYSRRVTPLTVTLAIIAMWALAVTVSFLPIHMGWNTADYTVQHLDWEMGDEDDKGRYCQYEWINNYVLIYSLGFFYIPLLIMCVMYFCIFQVARQQVQRIRAATPSFARMASTATIAREHKATMTLAAVVGAFTICWFPYFTFFTFMGLRAETIIPPNTLYSVVLWLAYFNSALNPILYPAFNRDFRRAYGELLRCRRPFCRKMQFSHCASMQRQFSLINGHRASQKYRDQLDSVNKDSWSEGNSLTLHEWSGTPSQNKMTRSC